DNA from Granulicella arctica:
ATATCAGCAGTTTCGGTCGCTGACTGCGGATCAGGGGCGCATGATGACCCAAGAGGACGAGGACAATGCAGAGCGGGTCATCATCCTCGGGGCTGAGTCCAATCGCCAGCTCTTTCCAGGAAAACCGGTCATCGGCCAACCCTTGATGGTCGCAGGATACCGTTACACCGTAATTGGCGTTCTTCAGAATAAAAAACAGAACGGCAGCTACGGAAGTGGCCCAGATAACACGCAGCTTTTCGTGCCCTATTCCTCTCTGGCGAGAGACTTCCCTCCTCCCGACGGCCCGGGCGTCGTCCGTGGCTCCCTTCATGACATCGTCGTCCAGCCCGTCTCCCCTGATCTGCATGAGAAGGCACTCGTTCAGGTGCAGCACATTCTTGCCGAGCGTCACCACTACGACGCCGATGACAAGGAGGCACTCTGGATCTGGGATACGCTCGACGGAGCCAAGTTTACCGAACGCATCTTTGGCGTGATGACTCTTTTCTTCGGGGCGGTTGCTGTTCTTACACTTGCCCTCGGTGGTATCGGCGTTATGAACATCATGCTCGTTGCAGTGACCGAGCGGACCCGGGAGATTGGCGTTCGCAAGGCTCTTGGTGCCACGGCCAGAGATATCCGAAGACAGTTTCTCGTCGAGTCCGCCATTATTACGCTTGTCAGCGGGATTGCGGGCCTGGTGCTTGGCATCGGTACGTGTCTCGCCATGCGCTTTATTCCGCTGCCTGACTTCGTGCCGCATCCGGTCATATCGCCTGTTGCTATCATTGCTTCGCTATCGACCCTTACGCTCATTACGTTGCTCGCAGGAACATACCCTGCGTTGCGTGCCGCTAAACTAAGCCCAATCGAATGTCTCCGGACTGAGTAGCCATGAACCTGATCGAGATCGTTCGGCAAAGCATCGATTCTCTACTGCGAAACCGCCTTCGCTCAGGCCTCACCATGCTGGGCATCGTCTGGGGTCTCGTAACAGTAGTACTTCT
Protein-coding regions in this window:
- a CDS encoding ABC transporter permease; protein product: MPIHELLIQTLSALWETKLRSFLTMFGIVWGITSVILLVGLGIGFSVDQREHLRTIGTDIAIIFGGKTGAQAGGYAAGRDIRLTVDDATAIQERASLIKTVSPEVIRTVSEVSEWNASSRPVRGVWPQYQQFRSLTADQGRMMTQEDEDNAERVIILGAESNRQLFPGKPVIGQPLMVAGYRYTVIGVLQNKKQNGSYGSGPDNTQLFVPYSSLARDFPPPDGPGVVRGSLHDIVVQPVSPDLHEKALVQVQHILAERHHYDADDKEALWIWDTLDGAKFTERIFGVMTLFFGAVAVLTLALGGIGVMNIMLVAVTERTREIGVRKALGATARDIRRQFLVESAIITLVSGIAGLVLGIGTCLAMRFIPLPDFVPHPVISPVAIIASLSTLTLITLLAGTYPALRAAKLSPIECLRTE